In the Myxococcales bacterium genome, one interval contains:
- a CDS encoding CoA-acylating methylmalonate-semialdehyde dehydrogenase has protein sequence MAVPVLKNYIDGKWVKSRATNFEDVHNPATGKLLARAPLSPPEEVAAAAQAARRAFETWRRTPPLRRARLLMKLKDLLLENQEDVAVTLTREHGKIKAEAYMELQRAIENIEVASGAPSLMMGHNLEDVAGGIDETAIRQPLGVFASLNPFNFPAMIPFWSLPYAVACGNCQLVKPSPRVAMTQVKIFELIDRAGFPAGVLNLVHGGTETAQAIMAAPEICGISFVGSTPVGRIVYETSARYGKRVQVQAGAKNWGVVMPDANLEKSVENIIASAYDCTGQRCLALAGILCVGDTYQKVQPLLRAGIARRKIGDGLDPATAMGPIISPAAKERVERYVATGLREGATLLVDGRGVKVPGRPGGYWVGHHVFTDVTPAMTIAREEIFGPVLCVVPVKNFDEALQVIHDSPYGNAANLYTSSGATARRFKYEARCGNLGINIGVPAPMAMFHFAGTKQSFFGDLHAQGRDAFKFFTEETIVIERWFD, from the coding sequence ATGGCGGTTCCGGTGCTGAAAAACTACATCGACGGGAAATGGGTCAAATCGCGGGCGACGAATTTCGAGGACGTGCACAATCCGGCGACCGGCAAACTGCTGGCCCGCGCGCCGCTGTCGCCGCCGGAGGAAGTCGCCGCCGCGGCCCAAGCCGCCCGCCGCGCCTTCGAAACCTGGCGTCGCACGCCGCCGCTGCGCCGCGCGCGCCTTCTGATGAAGCTCAAGGATTTGCTGCTCGAAAACCAGGAAGACGTGGCCGTGACCCTGACCCGCGAGCACGGCAAGATCAAGGCCGAAGCCTACATGGAGTTGCAGCGGGCGATCGAAAACATCGAGGTGGCCAGCGGCGCGCCGTCGCTGATGATGGGCCACAACCTCGAGGACGTGGCCGGCGGCATCGACGAAACCGCCATCCGGCAGCCGCTCGGCGTCTTCGCGAGCCTCAACCCGTTCAACTTCCCGGCGATGATCCCCTTCTGGTCGCTGCCCTACGCCGTCGCCTGCGGCAACTGCCAGCTCGTCAAACCCAGTCCGCGCGTCGCGATGACCCAGGTTAAAATCTTCGAACTGATCGACCGCGCCGGCTTTCCGGCCGGCGTGCTCAACCTCGTGCACGGCGGCACCGAAACCGCCCAGGCGATCATGGCCGCGCCGGAAATCTGCGGCATCAGCTTCGTCGGCTCGACGCCCGTCGGCCGGATCGTCTACGAAACCTCGGCGCGGTACGGCAAACGCGTGCAGGTGCAGGCCGGCGCGAAGAACTGGGGTGTCGTCATGCCCGACGCCAACCTCGAAAAAAGCGTCGAGAACATCATCGCCTCGGCCTACGATTGCACCGGCCAGCGCTGCCTGGCCCTCGCCGGCATCCTCTGCGTCGGCGACACCTACCAAAAGGTGCAGCCGCTGCTGCGGGCCGGCATCGCCCGGCGCAAAATCGGCGACGGCCTCGATCCCGCCACGGCGATGGGCCCGATCATCAGCCCGGCGGCCAAGGAACGCGTCGAACGCTACGTGGCAACCGGCTTGCGCGAGGGCGCCACGCTGCTGGTCGACGGCCGCGGCGTGAAGGTGCCCGGCCGGCCCGGCGGCTACTGGGTGGGCCACCACGTGTTCACCGACGTGACCCCGGCGATGACCATCGCCCGCGAGGAAATTTTCGGCCCGGTGCTGTGCGTCGTGCCGGTGAAGAATTTCGACGAGGCGCTGCAAGTCATTCACGACAGCCCGTACGGCAACGCCGCCAACCTCTACACTTCGAGCGGGGCGACGGCCCGGCGCTTCAAGTACGAGGCCCGCTGCGGCAACCTGGGCATCAACATCGGCGTGCCCGCGCCGATGGCGATGTTCCACTTCGCCGGCACGAAACAGTCGTTCTTCGGCGACCTGCACGCGCAGGGCCGCGACGCTTTCAAATTCTTCACCGAAGAAACGATCGTCATCGAGCGCTGGTTCGACTGA
- a CDS encoding transketolase family protein: MAVELIAPRKAFGEALVELGRDHPDLMVLDADVGTSTMSALFQKAYPDRFVQVGIAEANLIGIAAGLALTGYVPFVSTFAVFIAKRALDQISISVAYPGLDVKLNGSYGGIPTGRAGATHQSVEDLAVMRAVPNMRVLVPADGPETRLATRLAVETPGPVYLRTVRCEVPTLFGSDHRLEWGRAYRLREGRDVALLATGMMTAKALAAARELDREGIGARVVHVPSLKPLDEEEIVRASREIGRIVTVENHSVIGGLGGAVAETLTAHAPCLQVRIGFPDCFGESGDDEAIFTKLGCDTAAIAAAARQLLQRQA; this comes from the coding sequence ATGGCCGTGGAACTCATCGCCCCGCGCAAGGCCTTCGGCGAAGCCCTGGTCGAACTGGGGCGCGATCATCCCGATCTGATGGTGCTCGACGCCGACGTGGGCACCTCGACGATGTCGGCGCTGTTCCAGAAGGCGTATCCCGACCGCTTCGTGCAGGTGGGAATTGCCGAGGCGAACCTGATCGGCATCGCCGCCGGCCTAGCCCTGACAGGCTACGTGCCGTTCGTCTCGACCTTCGCGGTGTTCATCGCCAAACGGGCATTGGACCAGATCAGCATTTCGGTCGCCTATCCCGGCCTCGACGTCAAACTCAACGGCTCGTACGGCGGCATCCCGACCGGGCGCGCCGGTGCGACGCACCAATCGGTGGAGGATCTGGCGGTGATGCGGGCGGTGCCGAACATGCGGGTGCTCGTGCCCGCCGACGGCCCGGAAACGCGGCTGGCGACGCGGCTGGCGGTGGAAACGCCGGGGCCGGTGTACCTGCGCACGGTGCGCTGTGAGGTGCCGACGCTGTTCGGGTCCGACCACCGGCTCGAGTGGGGCCGCGCCTACCGGCTGCGCGAAGGGCGCGACGTGGCGCTGCTCGCCACCGGGATGATGACCGCCAAGGCGCTGGCGGCGGCGCGGGAACTGGACCGCGAAGGCATCGGCGCGCGCGTCGTGCACGTGCCCAGTCTCAAGCCGCTGGACGAGGAGGAAATCGTGCGGGCGTCGCGCGAGATCGGGCGGATCGTCACGGTGGAGAATCACAGCGTGATCGGCGGCCTGGGCGGCGCGGTGGCCGAAACCCTGACCGCGCACGCGCCCTGTCTGCAGGTCCGCATCGGTTTCCCGGATTGCTTCGGCGAATCGGGCGACGACGAGGCGATTTTCACCAAGCTGGGCTGCGACACGGCCGCCATCGCCGCCGCGGCCCGGCAATTGCTGCAACGGCAAGCCTAA
- a CDS encoding transketolase — protein MDPDFNELAARARNIRRRIITLTGTKGMGHTGGSLSMVEILTVLYFHAMNVDPARPAWPERDRFILSKGHATPGYYSTLAERGFFPEADLLAEYDEINGRFQGHPDRNKTPGVDMSSGSLGQGLSIGIGIALGARRRGWPTTAYVLLGDGEMQEGQVWEAILFAGARRVPGLVAIVDCNGLQLTAPTPAVIEMQPLAGRVAAFGWSTLECDGHDPAALVATLDEAKARAAAGPVFVVARTIKGKGVSFIENRVEWHSKAPSREEMARALQELE, from the coding sequence ATGGACCCGGATTTCAATGAACTCGCCGCCCGCGCCCGGAATATCCGTCGGCGCATCATCACCCTGACCGGCACCAAGGGCATGGGGCACACGGGCGGCTCGCTGTCGATGGTCGAAATTCTGACCGTTTTGTACTTCCACGCGATGAACGTCGATCCGGCGCGGCCCGCCTGGCCGGAGCGCGACCGCTTCATCCTGTCCAAGGGTCACGCAACGCCCGGCTATTACAGCACGCTGGCCGAGCGGGGCTTCTTCCCGGAAGCCGACCTGCTGGCCGAGTACGACGAAATCAACGGCCGCTTCCAGGGCCACCCCGACCGCAACAAGACCCCGGGCGTGGACATGTCCAGCGGTTCGCTCGGTCAGGGCCTGTCGATCGGCATCGGCATCGCGCTGGGCGCGCGGCGGCGCGGCTGGCCGACCACCGCTTACGTGCTGCTCGGCGACGGCGAGATGCAGGAAGGGCAGGTGTGGGAGGCGATCCTATTCGCCGGGGCCAGGCGCGTGCCCGGACTGGTGGCGATCGTCGATTGCAACGGCCTGCAACTGACCGCGCCGACGCCGGCGGTGATCGAGATGCAGCCGCTCGCCGGGCGCGTGGCGGCCTTCGGCTGGTCGACGCTGGAATGCGACGGCCACGATCCGGCGGCGCTGGTCGCGACGCTCGACGAGGCGAAGGCCCGCGCGGCGGCGGGACCGGTGTTCGTGGTCGCGCGGACGATCAAGGGCAAGGGCGTCAGCTTCATCGAAAACCGGGTGGAATGGCACTCGAAAGCGCCGTCGCGGGAGGAAATGGCCCGCGCGCTGCAGGAATTGGAGTAA
- a CDS encoding DUF1722 domain-containing protein: MPGFARPTLVASRCLGFAACRWDGEIVRSEAVQKLLPHVRFITHCPEEEIGLGTPRRPIRVIEENGEQRLYQPDTGLDFTAPMREWSRKILAGLPPVEGFVLKSRSPSCGLADVKLHRGKAGDGPTRRTAGFFGGEVLERYGDLAVEDEGRLTNFVVRERFLIRVFTLAEFRETRRAGDPGRLVAFQARHKLLFMACHQTAMRALGRIVANHERLPFAEVAARYEETLLKLLRGGPKTGNTVNVLMHALGYFKKTLRAGEKGFFLDLLEAYRNGQTPLSAPVSVLRSWIERTDEDYLRRQSFFEPYPRDLLDLGDSGRGRDY, from the coding sequence ATGCCGGGGTTTGCGCGACCGACGCTCGTGGCCAGCCGTTGTCTGGGCTTCGCCGCCTGCCGCTGGGACGGCGAGATCGTTCGCAGCGAGGCGGTGCAAAAGCTGCTGCCGCACGTCCGCTTCATCACCCACTGTCCCGAGGAGGAAATCGGCCTGGGCACGCCGCGCCGCCCGATCCGGGTGATCGAGGAAAACGGCGAGCAGCGGCTTTATCAGCCCGACACCGGACTGGATTTCACCGCGCCGATGCGGGAATGGTCCCGGAAAATCCTCGCCGGCTTGCCCCCGGTGGAAGGCTTCGTTCTCAAATCGCGCTCGCCTTCCTGCGGCCTGGCCGACGTGAAGCTTCATCGCGGCAAGGCGGGCGATGGGCCGACCCGGCGCACGGCGGGCTTCTTCGGCGGCGAGGTGCTGGAGCGCTACGGCGATCTGGCCGTCGAGGACGAGGGCCGACTGACCAACTTCGTCGTGCGCGAACGGTTTCTGATCCGCGTTTTCACCTTGGCCGAATTCCGCGAAACGCGCCGCGCGGGCGATCCGGGCCGGCTGGTCGCCTTTCAAGCGCGGCACAAATTGCTGTTCATGGCCTGTCACCAGACCGCGATGCGTGCGCTGGGGCGAATCGTCGCCAATCACGAAAGGCTTCCCTTCGCCGAGGTCGCGGCGCGCTACGAGGAAACTCTGCTCAAACTGCTGCGCGGCGGGCCGAAAACCGGCAACACCGTCAACGTGCTGATGCACGCCCTGGGCTATTTCAAAAAAACGCTGCGGGCCGGCGAAAAGGGTTTCTTTCTCGATCTGCTGGAGGCCTACCGGAACGGGCAGACGCCGCTCAGCGCCCCGGTCAGCGTCTTGCGGTCGTGGATCGAACGGACCGACGAGGACTATCTGCGGCGGCAAAGCTTTTTCGAGCCCTATCCGCGCGACCTGCTGGACCTCGGCGATTCGGGCCGGGGACGCGATTACTGA
- a CDS encoding class I SAM-dependent methyltransferase — protein MSTDFHFIISCETMADNRAMSDPLTDPLYADPEAYDLAYGWDSLAETRDVVAAAAALLGHPVKRALEIGCGTGRVLADLAALGLAAVGLDRHPGMLAFVERKLRAKGLAAETVNADLRDFRLAVPVDLAICPLGGIGYLTAPGDPERHLAAVAANLTPGGVYAVGLSFGPIERSALGRKDGWSFTRENLSVEASWTLLAVDADRGLAEFEAALTIRRPGDPERRIVARHVHRKWDQPQFYRLIAASPFRLAGLAWRDLTPIDPALRLSYADEEVYVFLQKA, from the coding sequence ATGTCGACGGATTTTCACTTTATCATTTCCTGTGAGACGATGGCTGATAACCGCGCCATGTCCGACCCGCTGACCGATCCGCTCTATGCCGATCCGGAAGCCTACGATCTCGCCTACGGCTGGGATTCGCTCGCCGAAACACGCGATGTCGTCGCGGCGGCGGCGGCGCTACTCGGGCATCCGGTGAAACGGGCGCTGGAAATCGGTTGCGGCACGGGGCGCGTACTGGCCGATCTGGCGGCGCTCGGGCTCGCGGCTGTCGGCCTCGATCGCCATCCGGGGATGCTGGCCTTCGTCGAAAGGAAACTGCGCGCCAAAGGCCTGGCCGCCGAAACGGTGAACGCCGACCTGCGCGATTTTCGCCTCGCCGTGCCGGTCGACCTGGCGATCTGTCCGCTGGGCGGCATCGGCTACCTGACCGCGCCCGGCGACCCGGAGCGGCACCTCGCCGCCGTCGCGGCCAATCTGACGCCGGGCGGGGTCTACGCCGTCGGGCTGTCTTTCGGCCCGATCGAACGCTCCGCCCTCGGCCGAAAAGACGGCTGGTCTTTTACACGGGAGAACCTAAGTGTGGAAGCGTCCTGGACCCTACTGGCCGTCGACGCCGACCGGGGCCTCGCCGAGTTCGAGGCGGCGTTGACGATCCGGCGGCCCGGCGACCCCGAGCGGCGAATCGTCGCCCGCCACGTCCATCGCAAGTGGGATCAGCCGCAATTCTATCGCCTGATCGCCGCCAGCCCCTTTCGCCTCGCCGGCCTCGCCTGGCGCGACCTCACCCCCATCGACCCGGCCCTCCGCCTCTCGTACGCCGACGAGGAGGTGTATGTGTTTTTGCAGAAGGCTTAG
- a CDS encoding PAS domain S-box protein: protein MPEQQDRPEDPSRRSFRVFLLFFLLLLPIESLSFAAEAPRTLIIVDDKDYPPFAFLDAKGAACGITIDIWKLWSRKTGIPVRFELMEWDAALAAVREGRADAVGGLFRTAAREADFDFSRAILKIPTGIFFHRQIAGIKGLDDLDGFQVGVIKGDFGEELLRTGHPHIELRSFSGAGELVRAAVAGEIKVFVADEPVALFYLAQQPGGDQFQETTAVAKLNPQCTAVKKGNAELLATIQSGFARISEAEIKQIVADWAGRSTVGRLPWREIGLGLLAVLLLVAAVLAWNFLLHRKVAEATQNLREREETFRALTENSLDVIMRFDRQGRHLYVNPIAEKQTGIPVQNFIGKTHAELGFAPELCAVWEKAIRETVEFKAVRRIEFQLPRGAWIDWLLMPEFDAHGEVKAVITAARDITERKLAEEALRASEQKYRQHFASVNDVIYSFDANGVILDVSPSIERFLGFQPEELIGRPFAELNLLTPESLEKAVVYVARVFAGERIDGVEYEFVHRDGSRRFGEVSGSPIIVDGRVTATVAVARDVTERERVEQALRDSENLFRNLFEQHVAIKLVIDPETGNIFDANQAAANFYGWPREQLERMNIRDINTLSPEQVAREMEKAKNLERVCFDFRHRRADGSIRDVEVYSSKIEIRGKVFLHSIIHDITERKQIEEALRESEEKYRSLVETTAEWIWEMDLTGRHTYSNPGISTILGYRLDEFLGRDAFDIIHPENHREIEAAWPRLIAEKKGWRGWIVRFRHRDGSYRYLESNANPILNAAGELVGFRGSDRDITERKQSEEALRRTQFAMDRARDSILWIDDDGRIIYANDSACSSMGFTRDELLAMKVFDIDPDFPQSQWEQFKQMLRRQGHHTFESRHRTKDGRYFPVEVSTNSFQFGDRFIACAFDRDISERKRAEREKDELAAQLQQAMKMEAVGRLAGGVAHDFNNLLTGITGNVELALLDLAPGDPLAVPIAEIGKAADSAAALTRQLLAFSRKQLIEPKVLDLNQLIANLHKMLTRLIGEDIELTTVAGGDLGPVRIDPGQFEQILVNLAVNARDAMPAGGKLIIETANVELDEEYCQRHAYANPGNHVLLAVSDTGHGMNEEVKKHLFEPFFTTKPLGHGTGLGLATIYGAVKQANGHIETYSEEGRGTTFKIYLPRVTERAGEKIARGDAEAMRGGNEVVLLVEDDDLVRGLALKVLQRLGYRILSAADGQQALEIAGQHPERIDLLLTDVIMPGMNGQQLAERLTQIHPESKVLFTSGYTEDAIAHHGVIDAGLHFIGKPYTPQNLARKIREVLESD, encoded by the coding sequence ATGCCTGAGCAACAAGATCGGCCGGAGGACCCATCTCGGCGGTCTTTTCGTGTTTTCCTTTTATTTTTCTTGTTGTTGCTGCCGATTGAGTCGCTTTCCTTCGCCGCGGAAGCGCCGCGGACGCTGATCATCGTCGACGACAAAGACTATCCGCCCTTTGCGTTTCTCGACGCCAAGGGCGCGGCGTGCGGCATCACTATCGACATCTGGAAACTCTGGAGCCGGAAAACGGGGATTCCGGTTCGGTTTGAGTTGATGGAATGGGACGCGGCGCTGGCGGCGGTGCGCGAAGGACGCGCCGACGCGGTCGGCGGACTTTTCCGCACGGCGGCGCGCGAGGCGGATTTCGATTTCAGCCGGGCGATTCTGAAAATCCCGACCGGCATTTTCTTTCACCGGCAAATCGCGGGCATCAAGGGATTGGACGATCTCGACGGCTTTCAGGTCGGCGTGATCAAGGGCGATTTCGGCGAGGAACTGCTGCGGACGGGACATCCGCACATCGAATTACGGTCGTTTTCCGGCGCCGGAGAGCTGGTGCGGGCGGCCGTCGCCGGCGAGATCAAGGTGTTCGTGGCCGACGAGCCGGTGGCGCTGTTTTACCTGGCGCAACAGCCGGGTGGCGATCAATTCCAGGAGACGACCGCGGTCGCGAAACTCAATCCGCAATGTACGGCCGTGAAAAAGGGAAACGCCGAATTGCTGGCGACGATCCAATCCGGTTTTGCGCGGATTTCGGAAGCCGAGATCAAACAAATCGTGGCCGACTGGGCCGGCCGGTCGACGGTTGGGCGCCTCCCCTGGCGGGAGATCGGGCTGGGTTTGCTGGCGGTTTTGCTGCTCGTCGCCGCGGTTCTCGCCTGGAACTTCCTGTTGCATCGAAAAGTCGCCGAAGCCACGCAAAACCTGCGGGAACGCGAGGAGACCTTTCGCGCGCTGACCGAAAATTCCCTGGACGTCATCATGCGGTTCGACCGGCAGGGGCGCCATTTGTACGTCAATCCGATCGCCGAAAAACAGACCGGAATCCCCGTCCAAAATTTCATCGGGAAGACGCACGCGGAACTTGGCTTCGCCCCGGAGTTGTGCGCCGTCTGGGAAAAAGCGATTCGGGAAACCGTCGAGTTCAAAGCGGTTCGCCGGATCGAATTCCAGCTTCCCCGCGGCGCCTGGATCGATTGGCTGCTGATGCCGGAATTCGACGCGCACGGCGAGGTGAAAGCGGTCATCACCGCGGCGCGCGACATCACCGAACGCAAATTGGCGGAGGAGGCGTTGCGCGCCAGCGAGCAGAAATACCGCCAGCACTTCGCCAGCGTCAACGACGTGATTTATTCCTTCGACGCCAACGGAGTGATCCTTGACGTTTCACCGTCGATCGAGCGGTTTCTCGGCTTCCAACCGGAAGAATTGATCGGCCGGCCGTTCGCCGAACTGAATCTGCTCACTCCCGAGTCGCTGGAAAAGGCCGTGGTCTACGTGGCGCGCGTTTTTGCTGGCGAGCGAATCGACGGCGTGGAATACGAATTCGTCCACCGGGACGGGTCCCGGCGGTTCGGCGAAGTCAGCGGTTCGCCGATCATCGTCGACGGTCGAGTCACGGCGACCGTCGCCGTGGCCCGCGACGTCACCGAGCGCGAGCGGGTGGAACAAGCGCTGCGGGACAGCGAAAACCTGTTCCGCAATCTGTTCGAACAACACGTGGCGATCAAATTGGTCATCGATCCCGAAACGGGAAACATTTTCGACGCCAACCAGGCGGCCGCGAATTTCTACGGCTGGCCGAGAGAACAGCTCGAGCGGATGAACATCCGCGATATCAACACACTGTCACCGGAGCAGGTCGCGCGGGAAATGGAAAAGGCGAAGAACCTCGAACGGGTCTGTTTCGATTTCCGCCACCGGCGGGCCGACGGCTCGATCCGCGATGTCGAGGTTTACAGCAGCAAGATCGAAATCAGGGGAAAGGTTTTCCTCCATTCCATCATTCACGACATCACCGAACGGAAACAAATCGAGGAGGCGTTGCGGGAAAGCGAGGAAAAGTATCGTTCCCTGGTGGAAACGACGGCGGAATGGATCTGGGAAATGGACCTCACGGGCCGGCATACCTACTCAAACCCGGGAATCTCGACCATTTTGGGATATCGACTCGACGAATTCCTCGGCCGGGATGCTTTTGACATCATTCACCCGGAAAACCACCGGGAAATCGAGGCAGCCTGGCCGCGGCTGATCGCCGAAAAAAAGGGCTGGCGGGGATGGATTGTCCGGTTCCGCCACCGGGACGGCAGCTATCGTTACCTGGAAAGCAACGCCAATCCCATTTTGAACGCGGCGGGCGAACTGGTCGGTTTTCGCGGCAGCGACCGCGACATCACCGAGCGCAAACAGTCCGAGGAAGCCCTGCGGCGGACCCAGTTCGCCATGGATCGGGCCCGTGACAGCATCCTCTGGATCGATGACGACGGCCGCATCATCTACGCCAACGATTCCGCCTGCTCTTCTATGGGGTTCACGCGCGATGAATTGTTGGCGATGAAGGTCTTCGACATTGATCCGGACTTTCCCCAGTCGCAATGGGAACAATTCAAACAGATGCTGCGCCGGCAAGGGCACCATACGTTCGAATCGCGCCACCGGACCAAGGACGGCCGCTACTTCCCCGTGGAAGTCAGCACCAACTCCTTCCAATTCGGTGACCGCTTCATCGCCTGCGCCTTCGATCGCGACATTTCCGAACGCAAGCGGGCCGAGCGGGAAAAAGACGAACTGGCGGCGCAATTGCAGCAGGCCATGAAAATGGAAGCCGTCGGACGGCTGGCCGGCGGCGTGGCGCACGATTTCAACAACCTGCTGACGGGCATCACCGGCAACGTCGAGCTGGCCTTGTTGGATCTCGCGCCCGGCGACCCGCTCGCCGTCCCCATTGCCGAAATCGGCAAGGCGGCCGACAGCGCCGCCGCGCTGACCCGGCAATTGCTGGCCTTTTCGCGCAAGCAACTGATCGAACCCAAGGTGCTCGATCTGAACCAATTAATCGCGAATCTGCACAAAATGCTGACGCGGTTGATCGGCGAGGATATCGAACTGACCACCGTCGCCGGCGGGGATTTGGGTCCGGTGCGGATCGATCCGGGCCAGTTCGAGCAGATTCTGGTGAACCTCGCGGTCAACGCCCGCGACGCCATGCCGGCCGGCGGCAAACTGATCATCGAAACGGCCAACGTCGAGTTGGACGAGGAGTATTGCCAGCGGCACGCGTACGCCAACCCGGGAAACCACGTCCTGCTGGCGGTCAGCGATACCGGCCACGGCATGAACGAGGAAGTCAAAAAGCACTTGTTCGAGCCTTTTTTCACCACCAAGCCGCTCGGTCACGGCACCGGCCTCGGGCTGGCGACGATCTATGGCGCGGTCAAGCAGGCGAACGGCCACATCGAGACCTATTCGGAGGAAGGGCGGGGAACGACTTTCAAAATCTATTTGCCGCGCGTCACGGAAAGAGCCGGCGAGAAAATCGCCCGCGGCGATGCGGAGGCCATGCGGGGCGGAAACGAGGTCGTCTTGCTGGTCGAGGACGACGATCTGGTGCGCGGCCTGGCGCTCAAGGTCTTGCAACGGCTGGGCTACCGAATCCTGTCCGCGGCCGACGGCCAGCAGGCCCTGGAAATCGCCGGCCAGCACCCCGAACGGATCGACCTGCTGCTCACCGATGTGATCATGCCGGGCATGAACGGCCAGCAGTTGGCCGAACGTCTGACGCAGATTCATCCGGAAAGCAAGGTGCTTTTCACCTCGGGTTATACCGAGGACGCGATCGCCCATCACGGCGTCATCGACGCCGGCCTGCACTTCATCGGCAAGCCGTACACCCCGCAAAATCTGGCCCGCAAAATCCGCGAGGTGCTGGAATCCGATTAG
- the recA gene encoding recombinase RecA has protein sequence MTEAKLDEKMEKQADNRKKAVNQAISQIEKQFGKGAIMRLGDQAPREAVAAVSTGSLGLDIALGVGGLPRGRVVEIYGPESSGKTTLALHVVAEVQKKGGVAAFIDAEHALDPIYARKLGVQVEDLLLSQPDTGEQALEIAEVLVRSGAVDAIVIDSVAALTPRAEIEGEMGDSHVGLQARLMSQALRKLTGILHKSDTLLIFINQIRMKIGVMFGNPETTPGGNALKFYASVRLDIRRISSIKVGQDVIGNRARVKVVKNKVAPPFRQAEFDILFGKGISLSGELVDLGQAVNVLEKSGAWYSYNETRIGHGRENAKAFLEANPDVAAEVRERIANAASGMEIFVAAVAAEGGEAE, from the coding sequence ATGACCGAAGCCAAATTGGACGAGAAGATGGAGAAACAGGCCGACAACCGGAAGAAAGCCGTCAACCAGGCGATCAGCCAGATCGAGAAGCAATTCGGCAAGGGCGCGATCATGCGCCTGGGCGATCAGGCCCCGCGCGAGGCCGTGGCGGCGGTTTCGACCGGCTCGCTGGGCCTGGACATCGCGCTGGGCGTCGGCGGGTTGCCGCGCGGCCGCGTCGTGGAAATCTACGGACCGGAATCCTCGGGCAAGACGACCCTGGCGCTGCACGTCGTCGCCGAGGTGCAGAAGAAGGGCGGCGTGGCGGCGTTCATCGACGCCGAGCACGCGCTCGACCCGATTTACGCCCGCAAACTCGGCGTCCAGGTCGAGGATTTGCTGCTCAGCCAGCCCGACACCGGCGAGCAGGCGCTGGAAATCGCCGAGGTGCTGGTGCGCTCGGGCGCGGTGGACGCGATCGTCATCGACTCGGTGGCGGCGTTGACGCCGCGGGCCGAAATCGAGGGCGAGATGGGCGATTCGCACGTCGGCCTGCAGGCGCGGTTGATGAGCCAGGCGTTGCGCAAGCTGACGGGCATTTTGCACAAAAGCGACACACTGCTCATCTTCATCAATCAAATCCGGATGAAAATCGGCGTCATGTTCGGCAACCCGGAGACGACCCCCGGCGGCAACGCGCTCAAGTTTTACGCTTCGGTGCGCCTCGACATCCGCCGCATCAGCTCGATCAAGGTCGGGCAGGACGTCATCGGCAACCGCGCGCGGGTGAAGGTCGTCAAAAACAAGGTGGCGCCGCCGTTCCGGCAGGCCGAGTTCGACATCCTGTTCGGCAAAGGCATCAGCCTGAGCGGCGAACTGGTCGATCTGGGCCAGGCGGTCAACGTGTTGGAAAAATCCGGCGCGTGGTATAGTTACAACGAAACGCGCATCGGCCACGGCCGCGAAAACGCCAAGGCCTTCCTCGAGGCGAACCCCGACGTCGCCGCCGAGGTGCGCGAACGGATCGCCAACGCGGCCAGCGGCATGGAAATTTTCGTCGCCGCCGTCGCCGCGGAAGGCGGGGAAGCGGAGTAA